TCAATTATCTTAACACCCGGCTCGACCTTTTTCACTATCTCTTTGGCCCTCTCCACGTCGCCCTCAATAACTAGCCCGATCGTCGTGAAGTTGACTAAGGCGAACTCGAAGCCTTCTTTTTTCAGCGCTTCCTCAATTTCATAGGTACAGCTGGCACAGTCAAGGCCTTCTAATTTGAGCTTCTTTGGCATGCTCACTCCTCCATGTGCTTAAGCGCAACCTTCAAAATCTCCCTTATGTGCTCGTCATCCAGGCGATAGAAGACGTTCTTTCCGTCCTTCCTGTATGTAACGATTTTTCTATCCTTCAAGATTCTAAGCTGGTGAGATATAGCTGAAACTGACAGGCCGGTAATGTTCGATAAATCGCACGTGCAGAGCTCATCCTCCAGCAGTGCGAAAAGTATCTTAAGCCTTGTGGAGTTGCCTAAAGCGTCAAAGAAATCGGAAATCTCAAGTATTGTTTCATCATCAGGCAGCTTTTTCTTGGCTTTAATGATTTTGTCCAAGTGCTCTTCATACACCTTACATACTTCTGCCATTTTTCATCACCTCTACATTTGAGCAATTGTGCAAATGTTATTATAAAGGTTTCTGAACAGACGTGAGTAGAGTCACTCCAAAGAGAGCAAATACACCCCAAAGAACATCAAAATGCCAAAAAATGCTTTAATTGCTGTAAAGCTCTCTCCAAGGATTAAAAAAGCAAAAAAGGCGCCAATTAATGAGGAAGTTGAAAAAATTGCTCCTGTTTTCATGGCTCCAATTTCTCTTAGAGCAAATAGAAACAGCACGATGGAGAAGCCTATGCTGAAAGCACCGACCGTTAGTATATACGGAAGGCTTTGAAGCGGAATGTAGAGGGGAATTCCAATTAGAGAAGCCAAAATTAATAGCGCACTCCCTCCAAACAGCCCCTTTAGTGAAGTTACCAAGAGCAAATCCCTCTTAACGCTTAGCAGCTTGCTCAAATTATTGTCTATCGCCCATGAAAGACCTGCCAAGATTATTAAAATGTTCCCAAGGATGCCTTTGCTCAGCTCTACCTCTCTAAAGTTTTCTGTCGAGATTACAACGGCTCCAATCAGGATTAAGAGGATTCCAAAAATACTTTCTCGTGAGACTTTCTCTTTAAAGATTAAGAGAGCGATTAAGACTGTGAACAATGTTTCAGTATTGAGTAGAAGGGATGCATTGACCGCTGTTGTTTTATTAAGCCCAAACATAAAGGATAGCGGTGCCAAAAAAGAGCCAAAGAGCACTATAAAAGCTAATAGCAGGAGGTCTCGCCTTGAGAAGTGTTCTTGGGTTTTAACTTTAAATTCAAGCCTTTTGAGAACTTTATCCTTGAGTGGTGTGAAACGGAGAAGCATTAGAACTATTCCAGCCGTTAGATAAATGCTTCCCGCTACAATCATCGGGTGAACATCCCTAAGAGCGATTTTATTTAGCGTTGAGCTTATTCCAAAGAGCAGTGCTGCTAAGAGAGCGCCCACATAGCCATAATGGTGAGTCATGTAGTAAATCTAAAATAAAGCCCTTATAAGTTTAGTTCACACGAAAAAGAGAAAGGTAATACAAAATTGCACCCTTTCAGCCAAAGTGTCACGCTAATGCGTGAAGAACTGCATACAAACCAGAGTCGGCAGAAAGAAAGAGCATTAATATTAAAAGCATGCCCCTTCATCAGCAGTATCCCTAAAAGGAAAAGTAAAGAAGATTAATGGCAGCAACAGCCGTGTCCTCTGCCATGTTTATGACCATGAGAATGCATGCCGTGCTCGTGCTTCATTTCCTCTTCCTTGACGTATTTTTCGGGATTTGCTTCAAATTGAGCTTTGCAGTGTGGAGAGCAGAAGTAGTAAGTCTTTCCACCGTACTCCACTTTGAACTCGGTTTCTTCACTAACTTCCATTCCGCAGACTGAGTCTATGGGCATTTCAAGCCACCTCCACATCATAGCCGAACTTCGCTACGGCGTTGATTAGGTCCTCGATCTTGAGCTTTGACTCATCGTACTCGACGACCGCGGTCTTGTTCTCGAGGCTAACCTCTGCTTTGGCGCCAATCTTCTCCAGGGCCCTCCTGATGGTCATCACACAGTGCCCACAGCTCATATTGCTGATCTTCAAAACAACTTTCGCCATTTCAATCACCGGTACTAACTAAGCGCGAAAGCTTATTGTCCTTATTCTTTACAAGGTGAAAAGAAAATAGAGAAAAAACTTCAAAAACTGAAAATCACAGGGAGTCAATTATTTTCTTGAGCTTCTCCTCCATTGGCTCCATAATCTCCACGACTTTCTTCCCGGCTACCTTCCAGGCGATGCTGGGCAGGGCGACTCCAAGATAGTTTCCGTCCTCCTTCCGGTAGCCAAAGCCAGTACAGGGTAGGAGGGCACCGATGTTTGGGTCAATCTTCACGAGCTCCTCCACCAGCTCGCTGTGGCAGATGAATAGCAGGTGGTAGTCCGCTATTATGCCGTCTTCACCTTCGGTTATCGCAACCGGAATCCTCTCGCCTATCAGAAGGAACCCCTCCTCCTCGAGCTTCTTCTTAAAGCGCTCCCACACGAAATCTAGATCCTCATCAAACCTCCTGACGTAGTAGAACTCCATCACCATCACCCCGTCTCCACCATTATGCACTTTATAAAACTGTACTCCACGCCTTGGCTCTCCAAAAACTCCCTAATCTCTTCGCTCTCAGCTCCGGGCTGGAACCACAGCCTTCTGAAACCGGCTTCAACGGCTTCCTTTGCCACCTGAATGCCAACATTAGGAGGGACAACAAAGACTACCACATCCACATCTTTCGGGAGCTCCCTAACGCTTCTGTAGCACTTTAATCCTTCAATCTCGTCGTAGTTGGGATTAACGGGCAGAACCTCAAAGCCCTTTCTCATTAAATCTCTCAGGATTATGTTGCCGTATTTGGCTGGATTCGGGCTTGCCCCCACCAGGGCGATCCGCTTAAAACTCCGCACGTCCATTTTCTTCACCTGACTTGAACTCAGATTCATGCTTTTTATGCATTGCTGGACAAAAATGAGTAAAAAGCTAAACGCTACTTTTGA
Above is a genomic segment from Thermococcus sp. LS1 containing:
- a CDS encoding helix-turn-helix transcriptional regulator, translated to MAEVCKVYEEHLDKIIKAKKKLPDDETILEISDFFDALGNSTRLKILFALLEDELCTCDLSNITGLSVSAISHQLRILKDRKIVTYRKDGKNVFYRLDDEHIREILKVALKHMEE
- a CDS encoding DMT family transporter, with the protein product MTHHYGYVGALLAALLFGISSTLNKIALRDVHPMIVAGSIYLTAGIVLMLLRFTPLKDKVLKRLEFKVKTQEHFSRRDLLLLAFIVLFGSFLAPLSFMFGLNKTTAVNASLLLNTETLFTVLIALLIFKEKVSRESIFGILLILIGAVVISTENFREVELSKGILGNILIILAGLSWAIDNNLSKLLSVKRDLLLVTSLKGLFGGSALLILASLIGIPLYIPLQSLPYILTVGAFSIGFSIVLFLFALREIGAMKTGAIFSTSSLIGAFFAFLILGESFTAIKAFFGILMFFGVYLLSLE
- a CDS encoding YHS domain-containing protein — encoded protein: MPIDSVCGMEVSEETEFKVEYGGKTYYFCSPHCKAQFEANPEKYVKEEEMKHEHGMHSHGHKHGRGHGCCCH
- a CDS encoding heavy-metal-associated domain-containing protein, with translation MAKVVLKISNMSCGHCVMTIRRALEKIGAKAEVSLENKTAVVEYDESKLKIEDLINAVAKFGYDVEVA
- a CDS encoding DUF302 domain-containing protein, with the protein product MEFYYVRRFDEDLDFVWERFKKKLEEEGFLLIGERIPVAITEGEDGIIADYHLLFICHSELVEELVKIDPNIGALLPCTGFGYRKEDGNYLGVALPSIAWKVAGKKVVEIMEPMEEKLKKIIDSL
- a CDS encoding CoA-binding protein is translated as MDVRSFKRIALVGASPNPAKYGNIILRDLMRKGFEVLPVNPNYDEIEGLKCYRSVRELPKDVDVVVFVVPPNVGIQVAKEAVEAGFRRLWFQPGAESEEIREFLESQGVEYSFIKCIMVETG